From one Bacteroides fragilis NCTC 9343 genomic stretch:
- a CDS encoding DUF4373 domain-containing protein, with product MKSVISDNKIIPFLPCYKRTSQLHETKVSDLKTVYGCNGYAVYDYIENEIFRTGNHSLYWCKNMLCRVADYWALSPEEVEKIVEYCIQVDLFNAELYTKYHILTSAEIRQQYNNAGFFMAANS from the coding sequence ATGAAATCCGTTATTTCAGACAATAAGATTATTCCATTCCTGCCTTGTTATAAAAGGACATCACAGTTGCATGAAACCAAAGTCAGTGATCTGAAAACTGTATATGGATGTAATGGATATGCGGTTTATGATTATATAGAAAATGAGATATTCCGTACAGGAAACCATTCATTGTATTGGTGTAAGAATATGCTTTGCAGAGTAGCGGACTATTGGGCACTCTCTCCGGAAGAAGTGGAGAAAATCGTGGAGTATTGTATTCAGGTTGACTTGTTCAATGCTGAGTTGTATACCAAGTATCATATTCTTACATCCGCAGAAATCAGGCAACAGTATAATAATGCCGGTTTCTTCATGGCTGCCAATTCATAA
- the istB gene encoding IS21-like element helper ATPase IstB, with protein sequence MKSEKETIYDYAAELKLLSFKEELECTLSLAAEENWNHLQFLTELLGKESARRRECRRRSRIRSAGFPQMKYLHELVMEDMPKEAQVILPELETLDFIRQGRNLVLYGNPGTGKTHIATALGIKACQQDFTVLFTSVPVLLTQIREAKSAKTLRTLQLRFEKYDLVICDEFGYVSCDKEGGELLFNHLSLRAGKKATIITTNLAFNRWNEIIKDKVLVAAMVDRLTHKAYLVNMTGLSYRLKETQKMRQDK encoded by the coding sequence ATGAAATCAGAAAAAGAAACCATTTATGACTATGCTGCAGAACTGAAGCTGCTGTCCTTTAAAGAGGAACTGGAATGCACCCTTTCATTGGCAGCTGAAGAAAACTGGAACCATCTGCAGTTCTTGACGGAATTGCTTGGAAAGGAAAGCGCCAGGAGAAGGGAGTGTAGAAGAAGATCAAGGATAAGATCTGCGGGATTCCCACAAATGAAGTATCTGCATGAGCTTGTTATGGAAGACATGCCCAAAGAGGCACAGGTAATATTACCTGAATTGGAGACACTGGACTTCATCAGACAGGGAAGAAACCTGGTCCTGTATGGAAATCCGGGAACGGGAAAGACGCATATTGCTACGGCTTTAGGAATAAAGGCCTGCCAACAGGACTTTACCGTATTGTTTACTTCAGTGCCGGTCCTGCTTACCCAGATAAGGGAGGCTAAATCAGCAAAGACACTGAGGACGCTACAATTAAGGTTTGAAAAATACGATCTGGTCATCTGTGATGAGTTCGGATATGTCAGTTGTGACAAGGAAGGAGGAGAACTGCTTTTTAACCACCTGTCGTTAAGAGCCGGGAAAAAGGCTACAATCATTACTACTAATTTGGCTTTTAACAGATGGAATGAAATCATAAAGGACAAGGTGCTTGTGGCGGCAATGGTTGACAGGCTTACACATAAAGCTTATCTGGTTAATATGACCGGACTGTCTTATAGGCTTAAGGAAACACAAAAAATGAGACAAGATAAATGA
- a CDS encoding ATP-binding protein, which produces MEYKNRIADKLLRDKLEAMGAVLIEGPKACGKTTTAEQQAKSIIYMDDPVKQEQYKQMAQTNIRFLLEGETPRLIDEWQHVPQFWDAIRFEVDHRDDDGQFMLTGSAVPADMKEIHHTGTGRYGWLTMRPMSLWESGESTGEVSLSDLFLTPDRIGALNKLTLPMLAFAACRGGWPKSLQKKTEKAALSQVTEYYKAITNSDISRVDNVKRDEERAKRIMRSYARHQGSQASIATILADISTNDTGNISDETVGAYLTALRKIFVIEDMPAWNPNLRSKTAVRTSDTRYYVDPSLGVAALGLGPNDLVNDLNTFGLFFETMCIRDLRVYADALDGSVYHYRDKNGLECDAVVHLRNGAYGLIEIKLGGEKLIEDGAKTLTALTNIIDTSRMKAPAFCMVLTGVGDFAYRRTDGVYVVPIGCLKD; this is translated from the coding sequence ATGGAATATAAAAATCGAATAGCAGATAAATTATTGCGTGATAAGTTAGAGGCAATGGGGGCTGTTTTAATTGAAGGTCCAAAGGCTTGTGGTAAGACGACTACGGCTGAACAACAAGCTAAAAGCATCATTTATATGGACGACCCAGTAAAGCAAGAACAGTATAAACAGATGGCGCAAACTAATATCCGTTTTTTGCTTGAAGGAGAAACGCCACGTTTGATTGATGAATGGCAACATGTTCCTCAGTTTTGGGATGCCATTCGGTTTGAAGTTGATCATAGAGATGACGATGGTCAGTTTATGCTTACAGGATCTGCAGTTCCAGCTGATATGAAAGAAATTCATCATACTGGAACTGGAAGATACGGATGGCTTACTATGCGTCCTATGAGTCTTTGGGAGTCAGGAGAATCTACAGGAGAGGTTAGTTTGTCGGATTTGTTTCTTACTCCTGATAGAATAGGAGCATTAAACAAACTGACATTGCCAATGCTTGCATTTGCCGCTTGTCGTGGCGGTTGGCCTAAGTCTCTGCAAAAGAAAACGGAAAAGGCAGCATTATCGCAAGTGACGGAGTATTATAAAGCCATTACAAATAGTGATATATCGCGAGTAGATAACGTGAAAAGAGACGAGGAGCGAGCAAAAAGAATTATGCGTTCATATGCTAGACATCAGGGCTCTCAAGCAAGCATAGCAACAATTCTTGCTGATATATCAACAAATGATACTGGAAACATCAGCGATGAGACAGTAGGAGCATACCTTACTGCTTTACGAAAAATATTTGTGATAGAAGATATGCCGGCATGGAATCCAAATCTGAGAAGCAAAACAGCAGTGCGCACATCTGACACAAGATATTATGTAGATCCTTCATTGGGAGTTGCTGCTTTGGGGCTTGGGCCTAATGACCTGGTTAATGATTTGAATACATTTGGATTGTTTTTTGAGACGATGTGTATCCGTGATCTTCGCGTTTATGCAGATGCTTTGGATGGTTCAGTCTACCATTATAGGGATAAAAATGGTTTGGAATGTGATGCTGTGGTGCATTTGCGTAATGGTGCATATGGTTTAATTGAGATAAAATTAGGCGGAGAAAAACTTATTGAGGATGGAGCTAAGACATTAACTGCACTTACCAATATTATTGATACTTCCCGAATGAAGGCACCTGCTTTTTGTATGGTACTAACTGGTGTCGGAGATTTTGCCTATAGACGGACAGATGGTGTTTATGTTGTTCCTATTGGATGTTTGAAAGATTAA
- the mobV gene encoding MobV family relaxase, protein MNTDIKQAMHVGAGKSFGTAEANENERRWNDDKIDRKNQDPTNHYDRTRMKLNFEIGPDGKIHPLGYQEKSLEVRLQERLDELGWKPFKADSKIQPNCCAKFVFGGNHDRTLEMAFGNQSVNLEKGADNSHLHRCEEIENWAKDVYDWCVQIYGQENIVGFQVHLDESSPHIHALVVPVGIRPKSGRKCVMWSAKFGKDRYEYGQILKEMHTFLYEDVGSKYGLERGDSIEGRNVHHLHKRDYIRKLTKEAKQAEKAVKGLQSMMRNLESKIFSYRLQLEETEKELASGKITLDRYEAQKADIQKLIAEYQTKLEDKTDKLHAKEQELERLTADATKARSVVQPFRNHKVDFMPPQITEKVPLFGTDKWVERQNQRIAKQFTEIVRKIESLYRNDAARQVEAAQRNVLADYGELYQLRRENKSLSDTNESLESELNTLLDQLAIPSARNLIFAVADALIGGQPVPVSSGGGGSTSDLPWDGRRSDEEEEAYRRRCLMFAIVTVCKQQTKSRRK, encoded by the coding sequence ATGAATACAGATATAAAACAAGCTATGCACGTCGGAGCCGGCAAATCATTCGGCACGGCAGAGGCCAATGAAAATGAAAGACGTTGGAACGATGACAAGATTGACAGAAAGAATCAGGATCCGACCAACCACTACGACAGGACCAGAATGAAATTGAATTTCGAGATCGGTCCTGACGGAAAGATACATCCGTTGGGTTATCAGGAGAAATCGCTTGAAGTCCGTCTGCAAGAACGGCTGGACGAATTGGGTTGGAAGCCGTTCAAGGCGGACAGCAAAATCCAACCGAACTGTTGCGCTAAGTTTGTCTTCGGAGGAAACCATGACCGGACGCTTGAAATGGCTTTCGGGAATCAGTCCGTCAATCTGGAGAAAGGTGCGGACAACAGCCACCTGCACCGTTGCGAGGAAATCGAGAATTGGGCGAAAGATGTCTATGACTGGTGTGTCCAAATATACGGGCAGGAGAACATTGTCGGGTTTCAGGTACATCTTGATGAGAGCAGTCCGCATATTCATGCCTTGGTTGTTCCTGTTGGTATTCGCCCCAAAAGCGGACGGAAGTGTGTGATGTGGTCGGCAAAGTTCGGGAAAGACCGCTATGAATATGGTCAGATATTGAAAGAAATGCACACATTCTTGTATGAAGATGTCGGTAGCAAATACGGTCTCGAACGAGGTGACAGTATTGAGGGGCGTAACGTGCATCATCTGCACAAACGCGATTATATCCGCAAACTGACCAAGGAGGCAAAACAGGCGGAGAAAGCCGTCAAGGGACTTCAATCCATGATGCGGAATCTGGAATCAAAGATTTTCAGTTATAGGCTGCAACTTGAAGAGACGGAAAAGGAACTGGCTTCCGGCAAGATCACACTCGACAGATATGAAGCGCAGAAAGCGGATATACAGAAACTCATTGCCGAGTATCAGACCAAACTCGAAGACAAGACCGACAAGCTCCACGCAAAGGAGCAGGAACTGGAGCGGCTGACCGCAGATGCGACAAAAGCACGTTCAGTTGTTCAGCCGTTCCGCAACCACAAAGTTGATTTCATGCCACCTCAAATTACCGAGAAAGTACCCTTGTTCGGTACTGACAAATGGGTCGAGCGGCAGAACCAACGTATTGCCAAGCAGTTTACCGAAATTGTCCGCAAGATAGAATCACTGTACAGGAATGATGCTGCACGGCAGGTTGAAGCCGCCCAGCGTAATGTATTGGCGGATTATGGGGAGCTTTATCAACTGAGACGGGAGAACAAATCTCTTTCTGACACAAACGAAAGTTTGGAGTCAGAGTTGAATACACTGCTTGACCAGCTGGCTATACCATCGGCGCGCAATCTGATTTTTGCCGTTGCCGATGCACTTATCGGTGGACAACCCGTACCGGTTTCCTCCGGAGGTGGTGGCTCGACCTCTGACCTGCCTTGGGATGGCCGGAGATCTGACGAAGAGGAAGAAGCTTATCGGAGGAGGTGTTTGATGTTTGCGATAGTAACGGTATGTAAGCAGCAAACGAAAAGTCGAAGGAAATAA
- a CDS encoding DUF6371 domain-containing protein, translating to MSEYRFHLQKYRPGSKTTCPSCGKSRCFVRYIDEQGNICFPENVGKCDRENSCGYHYTPKEYFKDNPDVLEMDEGNGKSLLSAPYKQADKTPSCIVPSYIPSSYVLRSLSHYSINPLYQYFCHVFGEDETTRLFEMYRIGTSSKWGGAAVFWQIDINGQVRTGKVMCYNAETGHRVKGPQAFVSWAHSELKLHDFRLKQCLFGEHLLKNSSSPVMLVESEKTAVVMSHFIPDYIWLATGGKNGCFNSEAMQVLKGREVTLIPDLGATEQWNAKSALLSGICKKVTVSDILERTATEEQRSQGLDIADFFLFSPSKRQILQLMIQRNPALQLLIDGLDLALVE from the coding sequence ATGAGTGAATACAGATTCCATTTACAGAAATACCGACCTGGAAGCAAGACTACTTGTCCGAGCTGTGGTAAAAGCCGGTGTTTTGTCAGGTATATTGATGAACAGGGCAACATTTGCTTTCCCGAAAATGTCGGTAAGTGTGATCGTGAAAACAGTTGTGGCTACCACTATACACCTAAAGAATACTTCAAGGATAATCCTGATGTGTTGGAAATGGATGAGGGAAACGGCAAGTCGCTCCTTTCTGCCCCTTATAAGCAGGCAGATAAAACTCCGTCTTGTATTGTTCCTTCGTATATTCCATCATCTTATGTGTTAAGGAGTCTGTCGCATTATTCAATCAACCCTTTATATCAGTATTTCTGTCATGTATTTGGTGAAGATGAGACAACCAGATTGTTTGAAATGTATCGCATAGGGACATCTTCAAAATGGGGAGGCGCAGCGGTTTTCTGGCAGATAGATATAAATGGGCAGGTAAGAACCGGAAAGGTAATGTGCTATAATGCAGAGACAGGGCATCGGGTTAAAGGGCCTCAGGCTTTTGTCAGCTGGGCGCATTCTGAGTTGAAGTTGCATGATTTCCGTTTGAAGCAGTGTCTGTTTGGAGAACATCTTCTGAAAAATTCATCGTCTCCGGTAATGCTGGTGGAAAGTGAAAAGACCGCTGTTGTAATGAGCCATTTTATCCCCGATTATATATGGCTGGCAACAGGTGGAAAGAACGGTTGTTTCAACAGTGAAGCTATGCAGGTTCTCAAAGGCAGGGAGGTTACTCTCATCCCTGATTTAGGAGCAACCGAACAATGGAACGCGAAGTCCGCTTTATTATCTGGCATTTGTAAAAAGGTTACTGTCTCTGACATTCTAGAACGTACAGCGACTGAAGAACAACGCAGTCAAGGGTTGGACATTGCAGATTTCTTTCTCTTTTCACCGTCCAAACGTCAAATACTTCAACTGATGATACAGCGTAACCCTGCTTTGCAGTTGCTCATTGACGGACTGGATCTGGCATTGGTGGAGTAA
- a CDS encoding DUF3987 domain-containing protein, translating into MFDNLHLTNMLRSEVESVPETGLPLDAFPDKIQEIILNLARYENFNVEYTVSIILSAVATAVGNSCHIRIKGEWKTCPSIYMMLVGRPGLGKTPPLGFIYKPINEYDDRLHEKYELECDEYERAMSVGKHGNDGEGQLLKKPNFVTTVIYDSTPEAMMNIHQHNQRGITLVVDEILALFNSVKRYNSKNNLIEDLLTAYSGQPLKVIRKSESRPVLIKNPCVNVIGSVQTNMLQEVFRAEFLANGLLDRFLFVYPKNRKISGWRREERNTVRPDVMNQWRTIINRILSIPCILDDKGTTVNPRILTMSDDAEEYFYEWYNGIIDAVNAIEDDANVESRKMKLNGHVARLALLFQVMKWATDSGDMQYIEWDSVESAIRMIDYYEETYRRIQETIVINSIGETKEVWLSLLGDRFTSGDAVIAGRKVDMSRRTVYYALDQLCRLQHPLIEKLQHGVYRKLMTENTDAPCTIALSSYQDTKQISQSAKVQSATTLKSEDHE; encoded by the coding sequence ATGTTTGATAATCTGCATTTGACCAATATGCTTCGCTCGGAAGTTGAAAGCGTTCCGGAGACAGGTCTTCCGTTGGATGCATTTCCAGACAAGATACAAGAGATTATACTAAATCTTGCCAGATACGAGAATTTCAATGTGGAATATACAGTTTCGATTATCCTTTCTGCCGTTGCTACTGCGGTAGGTAATTCTTGTCATATCCGCATAAAAGGAGAATGGAAGACCTGTCCGTCCATTTATATGATGTTGGTTGGTCGTCCTGGTCTTGGAAAGACACCTCCTCTTGGTTTTATATATAAACCGATTAATGAGTATGATGACCGGCTGCATGAAAAATATGAATTGGAATGTGACGAATATGAAAGAGCCATGTCTGTCGGCAAGCACGGGAATGACGGGGAAGGGCAGTTGCTCAAAAAACCGAATTTTGTAACGACGGTTATTTATGACTCCACTCCGGAGGCGATGATGAATATTCATCAGCATAATCAACGTGGGATAACATTGGTAGTCGATGAAATTCTGGCTTTATTCAATTCGGTCAAAAGGTACAATAGTAAGAATAATCTCATTGAAGATTTGCTGACAGCGTATAGCGGACAGCCGTTAAAGGTTATCCGCAAGTCCGAATCACGTCCTGTTCTAATCAAGAATCCGTGTGTAAATGTCATCGGTTCAGTACAGACGAATATGCTGCAGGAAGTCTTCCGCGCAGAATTTCTTGCCAACGGATTGCTTGACCGTTTTCTGTTTGTCTATCCCAAAAACAGGAAGATATCCGGATGGAGACGGGAAGAAAGGAATACAGTCCGCCCTGACGTCATGAATCAATGGAGGACAATAATCAATAGAATTTTAAGCATCCCTTGTATCCTTGATGACAAGGGCACAACGGTAAATCCCCGTATCCTTACAATGTCTGACGATGCGGAAGAATACTTTTATGAATGGTACAATGGAATTATCGATGCTGTAAATGCCATTGAGGATGATGCGAATGTTGAAAGCCGGAAGATGAAACTCAACGGCCATGTAGCACGTCTTGCCCTGTTGTTTCAGGTAATGAAATGGGCTACTGATAGTGGAGATATGCAATATATTGAGTGGGATTCCGTAGAATCGGCAATCCGTATGATTGATTATTATGAGGAAACATACAGGAGGATCCAGGAAACCATTGTCATAAACAGTATCGGCGAAACGAAGGAAGTCTGGCTTTCCCTATTGGGAGATAGGTTTACTTCCGGGGATGCTGTTATTGCTGGTAGAAAAGTCGATATGTCCAGACGTACCGTCTATTATGCGCTTGACCAATTGTGTCGACTTCAGCACCCTCTAATAGAAAAACTTCAGCATGGAGTCTATCGCAAACTTATGACAGAAAACACTGATGCACCTTGCACTATTGCACTTTCGTCTTACCAAGATACCAAGCAAATTTCTCAAAGTGCAAAAGTGCAGAGTGCAACCACACTAAAATCAGAGGACCATGAGTGA
- a CDS encoding MerR family transcriptional regulator produces the protein MAKKLDGDKNLCERELLEKILGIVEKQLQLPLPSEAGGYCLYDNKSLMEKLHIKEKYLKKLRDNGYLGYSREGDKYWYTQEDVDRFLRRFHYDAFAIGDELPKQEGGGYV, from the coding sequence ATGGCTAAAAAATTAGATGGAGATAAAAATCTATGTGAACGGGAACTCCTTGAGAAGATTCTCGGCATAGTGGAGAAACAGTTGCAATTACCACTTCCAAGTGAGGCAGGTGGGTACTGTCTCTATGACAACAAGTCTTTGATGGAGAAATTGCACATCAAAGAGAAGTATCTGAAAAAGTTGCGTGACAACGGTTATCTCGGTTATTCGCGCGAAGGTGACAAATACTGGTATACACAGGAAGACGTAGACCGTTTTCTGCGCCGATTCCATTATGACGCTTTTGCTATTGGTGATGAACTGCCTAAACAGGAAGGAGGTGGCTATGTTTGA
- a CDS encoding tyrosine-type recombinase/integrase, with protein sequence MGRPKRLYPLGKYRLRTPKEVDKDKAYPVELEYTWNRQIIRKTTNVFVKVADWNQNGNQGRGEIRASYGGEFKRLNQLLLARVERIDSQLAEYHEKHPNQITADVVSGLLADKPLARRDQGKDFVDFTLERLSSDYSRNRIGRSRYENGKSCMNIFQTFLRATKQGTYRSDAIYVGDMIPELLDSYIVWRKEIKQNSDATINHALTPILKACAYASEMSMIDPAVNARIQDMRIVTKVSLSEEEVEFDGKSLAKEQVSALLEYYKTCQEPRRKEFLEMFFFAFHACGLRVVDVMTLQWKHIDFARKELRKIMIKTNKRHVIPLTEPALRILQQWQEKRAGCRYVFDLVKETLDLDDAEALYKARNNATKCINQSLAVVGEQIGLPFSLSMHAARHSFAVFALNKGLSMSVVSRLLGHGSTDVTEKVYARFLPETLSAEVARLKDELTPLEII encoded by the coding sequence ATGGGAAGACCGAAAAGACTATATCCGTTGGGCAAATATCGACTTCGCACACCAAAGGAGGTTGATAAAGATAAAGCCTATCCTGTCGAGTTGGAATATACTTGGAACAGGCAGATAATCCGTAAGACTACAAATGTCTTTGTCAAGGTTGCAGACTGGAATCAGAACGGCAATCAGGGACGGGGTGAAATCCGTGCAAGCTATGGTGGGGAGTTCAAACGGCTGAACCAACTTCTGCTTGCACGTGTTGAACGTATAGATTCGCAACTTGCCGAGTATCACGAAAAGCATCCGAACCAAATTACAGCGGATGTCGTTTCCGGTCTTCTTGCAGACAAGCCTTTGGCACGTCGTGATCAGGGAAAAGATTTTGTGGATTTCACATTGGAACGCCTTTCTTCGGATTATTCGAGAAACAGAATCGGTAGAAGCCGATACGAGAACGGAAAGAGTTGCATGAATATTTTCCAGACTTTTTTACGGGCGACCAAACAAGGCACATATCGGTCGGACGCAATATATGTTGGCGATATGATTCCGGAACTATTGGACAGTTATATCGTTTGGCGCAAGGAAATCAAACAGAATAGCGATGCGACAATCAATCATGCCTTGACACCGATATTGAAGGCGTGTGCATACGCAAGTGAAATGAGCATGATAGATCCTGCTGTGAATGCAAGGATTCAGGATATGCGTATCGTTACAAAAGTTTCACTTTCAGAGGAAGAAGTTGAGTTTGACGGAAAGAGCCTGGCCAAAGAACAGGTCTCTGCTCTTTTAGAATATTACAAGACCTGTCAGGAACCACGTAGAAAGGAATTTTTGGAAATGTTTTTCTTTGCGTTTCATGCTTGCGGACTTCGTGTGGTGGATGTGATGACCCTGCAATGGAAGCATATCGATTTTGCCCGGAAAGAGTTACGGAAGATTATGATAAAGACAAACAAACGTCATGTGATCCCTCTGACTGAACCTGCATTGCGCATATTGCAACAATGGCAGGAAAAACGTGCAGGATGCCGGTATGTATTTGACCTTGTGAAGGAAACTTTGGATCTGGATGATGCGGAGGCACTTTATAAGGCACGTAATAATGCGACTAAATGTATCAATCAGTCATTGGCGGTCGTGGGAGAGCAGATTGGGCTACCTTTCAGTCTTTCAATGCATGCGGCCAGACATTCGTTTGCGGTTTTTGCCCTAAATAAGGGATTGTCCATGTCTGTAGTCAGCCGATTGCTCGGTCATGGAAGTACGGATGTAACAGAGAAAGTCTATGCTCGTTTCTTGCCGGAAACCTTGTCTGCAGAAGTAGCCCGACTGAAAGACGAGTTAACTCCGCTTGAAATAATCTGA
- a CDS encoding DUF2795 domain-containing protein: MYWTLELASKLEDAPWPATKDELIDYAMRSGAPLEVIENLQEMEDEGEIYESIEDIWPDYPSKEDFFFNEEEY, from the coding sequence ATGTATTGGACATTGGAATTAGCATCTAAACTGGAAGATGCTCCTTGGCCGGCAACTAAGGATGAACTGATTGATTATGCCATGCGGTCGGGTGCTCCTCTTGAAGTGATTGAAAACCTTCAGGAAATGGAAGATGAAGGCGAAATCTATGAAAGCATAGAAGATATTTGGCCGGATTACCCCAGTAAAGAGGACTTCTTCTTTAACGAGGAAGAGTATTAA
- a CDS encoding cob(I)yrinic acid a,c-diamide adenosyltransferase gives MKKSLVYTKTGDKGTTGLIGGTRVPKTHIRLEAYGTVDELNSNLGLLATYLMDEHDLNFVQSVQDKLFAIGSHLATDQEKVQLNDVSIITPAEVEAIEREIDAADEILPPLHSFIIPGGSRGSAVCHVCRTVCRRAERRILALSESCTISADLLAYINRLSDYLFVLSRKMNFNEGKDEIFWNNSCK, from the coding sequence ATGAAAAAGAGTCTTGTATATACAAAAACGGGTGATAAGGGAACGACCGGCCTGATAGGCGGGACACGTGTTCCGAAAACCCATATCCGTCTGGAAGCGTATGGAACGGTCGATGAACTGAATTCGAATCTGGGCTTGCTGGCAACTTATTTGATGGACGAGCATGATTTGAATTTTGTGCAGTCCGTGCAGGATAAATTGTTTGCCATCGGGTCGCATCTGGCCACTGATCAGGAGAAGGTGCAATTGAATGATGTCAGTATTATTACTCCCGCTGAGGTGGAAGCCATTGAGCGCGAAATCGATGCCGCCGACGAAATTCTTCCACCTTTACATTCTTTTATTATTCCGGGAGGGAGTCGTGGCTCTGCGGTTTGCCACGTTTGCCGTACCGTTTGCCGGAGGGCCGAACGCCGGATTCTTGCATTATCCGAAAGCTGTACAATCTCAGCCGATTTACTGGCCTATATCAACCGTTTATCGGATTATTTATTTGTCTTGTCCCGTAAAATGAATTTTAATGAAGGAAAAGACGAAATATTTTGGAATAATAGTTGCAAGTGA
- a CDS encoding FimB/Mfa2 family fimbrial subunit: MKKLMLLTLLSTFIFYSCSDDDSCTTCKEDNGSLVTPDLSVTLSDTQSPMTGVLEAYPCQAGGAIYYGNYIEGKLTSFPGMYYLQNGEIYGDKNREISLPVGTYNMIYWGTPKYEEPIYSNPVVVDPQITIGGDLSQQYFGLRKVSADTTYYPVFDLVYTVKPAHIGTEELSAAMQRVVAGLKVIVKNKNNGILSSSIAGMEVHVGGIAEKLNMYTAAPVNQTKTVSFPLVLSADGTQMSNATVMLFPSSAKPMFKLIIKLKNGNTKVYQQPLNAPLKANNKLTLTLTLGDIFSEETSGGFTIDNWQEENETIDIPTLE, from the coding sequence ATGAAGAAGTTAATGTTACTGACCCTTTTGAGTACCTTTATATTTTACAGTTGCTCGGATGATGATTCATGCACAACCTGTAAGGAGGATAATGGAAGTTTGGTCACCCCCGATTTGAGCGTTACCCTATCCGATACACAGAGTCCGATGACGGGTGTATTGGAAGCCTACCCTTGCCAGGCAGGAGGTGCCATTTATTACGGCAATTATATCGAAGGCAAACTGACCTCCTTTCCGGGAATGTATTACCTCCAGAACGGAGAGATCTATGGAGATAAGAACAGGGAAATATCTCTCCCGGTGGGCACTTACAACATGATATACTGGGGTACCCCGAAATATGAAGAGCCGATTTACAGCAACCCGGTCGTCGTCGACCCCCAAATCACTATCGGAGGAGACCTTTCACAACAGTATTTCGGGCTCCGGAAAGTTTCGGCGGATACGACCTATTATCCGGTATTCGACTTAGTGTATACAGTGAAACCGGCACATATCGGCACGGAAGAACTGAGTGCAGCCATGCAGCGTGTTGTTGCCGGTCTGAAAGTAATCGTCAAAAACAAAAACAACGGTATCCTAAGTTCCAGTATTGCCGGCATGGAAGTACATGTAGGAGGCATTGCCGAGAAGCTGAACATGTATACAGCCGCTCCGGTCAACCAAACCAAAACAGTATCTTTCCCGCTTGTACTGTCGGCAGACGGTACACAGATGAGCAATGCCACGGTCATGCTTTTTCCATCATCCGCCAAACCAATGTTCAAGCTGATCATCAAGCTTAAAAACGGAAATACCAAAGTCTACCAGCAACCACTCAATGCTCCGTTAAAAGCTAATAACAAGTTGACTCTGACATTAACCTTGGGTGATATCTTCTCGGAAGAAACTTCCGGGGGATTCACCATCGATAACTGGCAAGAAGAGAACGAAACAATAGATATACCGACACTGGAATAA
- a CDS encoding DUF4369 domain-containing protein produces the protein MKRNLTGVLLMGLIMGACNHTPKEGAYHLRGVVTNEKLEGRTIYLRDAIEGVVRYDSTTVSEGRFVFNGKVTAPQVRELFIQETDSDRFPVTLPVVLEPGEINAKIGDIVLVEGTGLNEEMMQTLMALDEFRGRDFTGKEINEIKEAFGGFVLEQIVKHAGSPVGNYLYEAYQNKLSENQQTEARKTLGIG, from the coding sequence ATGAAAAGGAATTTGACAGGGGTCTTACTGATGGGCCTCATCATGGGAGCCTGTAATCATACGCCTAAAGAGGGGGCCTACCACCTCAGAGGGGTGGTGACTAACGAGAAATTGGAAGGCAGGACGATTTATTTGCGGGACGCTATAGAAGGTGTGGTGAGATATGACAGCACTACAGTCAGTGAAGGACGCTTTGTGTTCAATGGAAAAGTGACTGCCCCGCAAGTGAGGGAGCTCTTTATTCAGGAGACTGACAGTGACCGCTTTCCCGTTACTCTGCCCGTGGTTTTGGAACCGGGAGAGATCAACGCAAAAATAGGAGATATCGTACTGGTGGAAGGAACCGGACTGAACGAGGAGATGATGCAAACCTTGATGGCTCTCGACGAATTCAGAGGGCGGGACTTTACCGGGAAAGAGATAAATGAAATTAAAGAGGCTTTCGGCGGATTCGTGCTGGAACAGATTGTGAAACATGCCGGCAGTCCCGTAGGAAACTATCTGTACGAAGCCTATCAGAACAAACTAAGCGAAAATCAACAGACCGAGGCACGGAAAACGCTCGGCATCGGTTAG